In the genome of Telluria beijingensis, one region contains:
- the icd gene encoding NADP-dependent isocitrate dehydrogenase: MYQHITVPADGSKITVNADFTLNVPDNPVIPYIEGDGTGVDVTPVMIKVVDAAVEKAYGGARKIRWMEIFAGEKATRRYGADTWLPGETLEVLKDYVVSIKGPLTTPVGGGIRSLNVALRQELDLYVCLRPVRYFTGVPSPLKQPERTDMVIFRENSEDIYAGIEYQAGSEGARKLIAFLAEEMGVSKIRFPETSGLGIKPVSREGTERLVRKAIQYAIDHDKPSVTLVHKGNIMKYTEGAFRDWGYALAQKEFGAELFDGGPWCRVKNPKTGRDIMIKDSIADAFLQQILLRPAEYSVIATLNLNGDYISDALAAQVGGIGIAPGANMSDSVAVFEATHGTAPKYAGKDYVNPGSLILSAEMMLRHMGWSEAADLVIAAMGRAIVSKKVTYDFARLMEGATQVSCSGFGDVMIENMG; this comes from the coding sequence ATGTACCAGCATATCACCGTCCCGGCCGACGGCAGCAAGATCACCGTCAACGCCGATTTCACCCTGAACGTCCCGGATAACCCGGTCATTCCCTATATCGAGGGCGATGGCACCGGCGTGGACGTCACGCCCGTCATGATCAAGGTGGTCGACGCCGCGGTGGAGAAAGCCTATGGCGGCGCGCGCAAGATCCGCTGGATGGAGATCTTTGCCGGCGAGAAGGCGACCCGGCGCTACGGCGCGGACACCTGGCTGCCGGGCGAGACGCTCGAGGTGCTGAAGGATTACGTGGTCTCGATCAAGGGCCCGCTGACGACGCCGGTCGGCGGCGGCATCCGTTCGCTCAATGTCGCGCTGCGCCAGGAGCTCGACCTGTATGTGTGCCTGCGCCCGGTGCGTTATTTCACCGGCGTGCCGTCGCCGCTCAAGCAGCCGGAAAGGACCGATATGGTGATCTTCCGCGAAAACTCCGAAGACATCTATGCCGGCATCGAATACCAGGCCGGTTCGGAAGGCGCGCGCAAGCTGATCGCCTTCCTGGCCGAGGAAATGGGCGTCAGCAAGATCCGCTTCCCCGAGACCTCGGGCCTGGGCATCAAGCCGGTCTCGCGCGAAGGGACCGAGCGCCTGGTGCGCAAGGCGATCCAGTATGCGATCGACCATGACAAGCCATCGGTGACCCTGGTCCACAAGGGCAATATCATGAAATATACCGAAGGCGCTTTCCGCGACTGGGGTTACGCGCTGGCGCAAAAGGAATTTGGCGCCGAGCTGTTCGACGGCGGTCCGTGGTGCAGGGTGAAGAATCCGAAGACCGGACGCGACATCATGATCAAGGATTCGATTGCCGACGCCTTCCTGCAGCAAATCCTGCTGCGGCCCGCCGAATACAGCGTGATCGCGACCCTCAACCTGAATGGCGACTATATCTCGGATGCGCTGGCGGCCCAGGTCGGCGGCATCGGCATCGCGCCGGGCGCGAATATGTCGGATTCGGTGGCGGTGTTCGAGGCGACCCACGGTACGGCGCCGAAATACGCGGGCAAGGATTACGTGAATCCGGGTTCGCTGATCCTGTCGGCCGAAATGATGTTGCGCCATATGGGCTGGAGCGAGGCGGCCGACCTGGTCATCGCGGCCATGGGCCGGGCGATCGTATCGAAAAAGGTGACGTACGATTTCGCGCGCCTGATGGAAGGCGCGACCCAGGTGTCATGCTCGGGATTCGGC